The proteins below come from a single Streptococcus porcinus genomic window:
- a CDS encoding helix-turn-helix domain-containing protein — protein MTIDEIKKLIQTGEKIDVEFKESKNALTKDVFDTVCSFNNRNGGHILLGVNDKREIVGVSEDKVDKVIKEFTTAINNPQKMYPPLYLLPQTFEIEGKQVIYIRVPEGYQVCRHNGRIWDRSYEGDINITDHSELVYKLYARKQGSNFVNKVYPNLDIDFLDASVIEKAKKMAVARNKNHVWENMSNEELLRSANLILTDPETKREGITLAAILLFGKDNSIMSVLPQHKTDAIFRVENKDRYDDRDVVITNLIDSYDRLIEFGQKHLNDLFVLDGIVNVNARDRILREIVSNTLAHRDYSSGFPAKMIIDDERITVENSNLAHGMGALDLQKFEPFPKNPAISKVFREIGLADELGSGMRNTCKYTQLYSGQNPLFEEGDIFRTIIPLKKIATQKVGGDNVAHDVAQGVVHNVAHNKIALAEFIKEKVRSNDRITRKSIADEAGVSVKTIERAIKEIDNLNYVGSGNNGHWELDE, from the coding sequence ATGACGATAGATGAAATTAAGAAGTTAATTCAAACCGGAGAAAAGATAGATGTTGAGTTTAAAGAATCTAAGAATGCTTTAACTAAAGATGTCTTTGATACGGTATGTTCTTTCAATAATAGAAATGGTGGACATATTTTACTTGGTGTAAATGATAAAAGAGAGATTGTTGGAGTTAGTGAAGATAAAGTAGATAAAGTGATTAAGGAATTCACTACGGCAATTAATAATCCGCAAAAGATGTATCCACCACTTTATTTGCTGCCGCAAACTTTTGAAATTGAGGGAAAACAAGTTATTTATATAAGAGTTCCTGAAGGTTATCAGGTATGCAGACATAACGGAAGAATTTGGGATAGGTCTTATGAAGGGGACATTAATATCACAGATCATTCTGAACTTGTATATAAGTTATATGCAAGAAAACAAGGAAGCAATTTTGTAAATAAAGTATATCCGAATCTTGATATTGACTTTCTTGATGCTTCTGTCATTGAAAAAGCTAAGAAAATGGCTGTAGCAAGAAATAAAAATCATGTTTGGGAAAATATGAGTAATGAGGAGCTTCTTAGAAGTGCCAATTTGATACTGACAGATCCGGAAACAAAGCGTGAAGGAATCACATTAGCTGCTATTTTGCTATTTGGAAAAGACAACTCTATTATGTCCGTTCTTCCGCAACACAAAACTGATGCGATATTCAGGGTTGAAAATAAGGATAGATATGATGATAGAGATGTTGTCATAACAAATCTGATTGACAGCTATGACAGGCTGATAGAATTTGGACAAAAGCATTTGAATGATTTATTTGTCTTGGATGGGATTGTCAATGTCAATGCAAGAGACAGGATACTCAGAGAAATAGTTTCCAATACGCTGGCTCATAGAGATTATTCAAGTGGTTTTCCTGCAAAGATGATTATTGACGATGAGAGGATTACGGTTGAAAACAGCAACTTGGCTCATGGGATGGGAGCTTTGGATTTACAAAAGTTTGAGCCTTTTCCTAAAAATCCCGCTATATCTAAAGTTTTTAGAGAAATAGGCCTTGCGGATGAACTTGGTTCAGGAATGAGAAATACCTGCAAGTACACACAGCTTTATTCAGGACAAAACCCGTTATTTGAGGAGGGAGATATATTTAGAACAATTATTCCTCTAAAGAAGATAGCGACGCAAAAGGTTGGGGGCGACAATGTCGCTCATGATGTCGCTCAGGGTGTCGTTCACAATGTCGCTCACAATAAGATTGCCCTCGCAGAGTTTATCAAAGAAAAAGTGAGAAGCAATGATAGGATTACAAGAAAGTCTATTGCAGATGAAGCTGGAGTTAGCGTAAAGACTATCGAAAGAGCTATAAAAGAGATAGATAATCTGAATTATGTAGGTAGTGGTAATAATGGACATTGGGAACTTGATGAGTAA